From Cydia splendana unplaced genomic scaffold, ilCydSple1.2 scaffold_45_ctg1, whole genome shotgun sequence, a single genomic window includes:
- the LOC134805596 gene encoding uncharacterized protein LOC134805596 encodes MAERYRFRLRRQGEEESVAQYLTELKKLSKHCEFDTSLEDNLRDQFTCGLKNDTIKQRLFAEKSLTYSKAVSLALSLEAAERDAATVERPGASESNVARSNMASVNSITPGPRGGNKGNNPNNRQNNGASISNRSNNGSKCAVCGREGHREADCRYRNFTCSKCGCVGHLRRVCPSSGAAGGQGAARGRSSGAGRRGAGAGGRGPRRAFHHVQAAQYETPGADEDNSSDTEFEENLHHLCLSDYRAV; translated from the exons ATGGCCGAGAGGTACCGTTTCCGGCTGCGGCGTCAGGGCGAGGAGGAATCCGTGGCACAATACCTCACGGAGCTCAAGAAATTGTCGAAACATTGTGAGTTTGATACGTCATTAGAGGACAATCTCCGTGATCAGTTTACGTGTGGATTAAAAAACGACACGATCAAACAACGTCTTTTTGCCGAGAAGAGTTTAACCTATTCAAAAGCGGTAAGCCTTGCGCTATCGTTAGAAGCGGCGGAGAGGGACGCAGCGACTGTAGAACGCCCGGGTGCGAGCGAGAGCAACGTTGCCAGATCAAACATGGCGTCCGTAAATTCGATCACACCGGGACCACGTGGCGGAAATAAAGGCAATAATCCAAATAACCGACAGAATAACGGTGCCAGCATCAGCAATAGGTCGAACAATGGCTCCAAATGTGCAGTTTGTGGACGGGAAGGCCACCGTGAAGCGGATTGCCGCTATAGAAATTTCACGTGCAGCAAGTGTGGGTGCGTGGGGCATCTAAGGCGAGTGTGCCCGTCTTCGGGCGCAGCTGGCGGCCAGGGTGCTGCCAGGGGGCGCAGCTCGGGCGCCGGCAgacgcggcgcgggcgcgggtgGTCGCGGGCCTCGGCGCGCTTTTCACCACGTCCAGGCGGCACAATATGAGACTCCAGGGGCCGACGAGGACAATTCGTCGGACACTGAATTTGAAGAAAATTTGCATCATCTCTGTTTGAGCGACTACAGAGCG GTATAA